The following are from one region of the Syngnathus acus chromosome 10, fSynAcu1.2, whole genome shotgun sequence genome:
- the LOC119128632 gene encoding uncharacterized protein LOC119128632 — translation MKPVTCQSFPSTKTGQPHGYLVRTPRFLDTMHCSKCGFATSDMDLFKRHMLDHMGSKLFCFYCHKAVLSKAELYAHLEEHSKSTFTCPHCGQQYLRKVSLLQHIACVHNKNISQAPKKVGDSKDPQASNALLFVQSAEHSTRPPVQVNVPSHSTPTGSLVKDGQKSRTMNTMLPICSNGVPDSFIHHNRALTVSLPEEVSIPVGCMVEFVEVKTVNGSKELKLRLVSKQENDSEVKDTRTTVQQNVMVGKTLASKLNHPSAVKSTNMGMCNENRKQLETKPVGQQRAAGKPFNTSKSLVSGQASQAKVTLKRTPQEVINLDSPTKVSKTVYTVRERNEIVSKQHEPVHNQAKATNALLNRETRILTRVLQPVLTGSCASQQRTDERLSIPDKCKSIPPSKAVLFRDTSTSVVCLNDNAGSKVKETLKVMNTPAGVNQPSHKSTSSNVRSDADIRVLRAEVGLCQESATPRSPFPGSVTVQKTACVTPSVEEPVVPCRSKSDNAAWPQGVCPSKCASERDTPKPEGFPIISSVFSLSEGDDEGAMKPLVMALRGIVMDKSNTAEKLSPDVNCEARLETNRTCGSVKVEVAQQQPSVPVLNDSNVDVKLEKTNSTQTDNPGCNPNLKSENEELVPDNSSNADAFATVNGQYDLSKFLTVSLTRVDERGVWMNSGNESEPSALQEDVPIVARDTGHLMPLKAEQPVTLPGPNQPVVVLNHPKPRVPIQETVHAVANTGIPEKAPKCQILKMRLGKVMGQKYEVTGCTVRFSQ, via the coding sequence ATGAAACCAGTCACTTGCCAGAGCTTCCCTTCCACAAAGACTGGACAACCACATGGCTACTTGGTTCGTACGCCCAGATTTCTCGACACGATGCATTGCAGCAAGTGTGGATTTGCTACGTCGGACATGGACCTCTTCAAGAGGCACATGCTTGACCACATGGGGTCCAAACTGTTCTGTTTTTACTGCCACAAGGCTGTATTAAGCAAGGCCGAACTCTACGCACACCTGGAGGAACACAGCAAATCAAccttcacatgtccgcactgTGGACAGCAATACCTGCGGAAGGTTAGCCTTTTACAACACATTGCGTGTGTgcataataaaaacatcagtCAGGCACCCAAAAAGGTTGGCGATAGCAAGGATCCCCAGGCCTCCAATGCTTTGCTATTTGTGCAGAGTGCCGAGCACTCAACACGGCCACCAGTTCAAGTGAATGTCCCATCCCATAGCACGCCCACTGGCAGTCTCGTTAAAGACGGGCAAAAATCAAGAACAATGAACACAATGCTTCCCATTTGTTCAAATGGTGTTCCAGATAGTTTCATTCATCACAACAGGGCATTAACAGTGTCATTGCCAGAGGAAGTAAGTATCCCTGTTGGGTGTATGGTTGAATTTGTGGAAGTAAAAACAGTCAATGGGTCAAAGGAGCTAAAGCTGAGACTAGtgtcaaaacaagaaaacgaTTCAGAAGTGAAAGATACGAGAACAACAGTTCAACAGAATGTCATGGTGGGCAAGACTTTAGCGTCCAAATTAAATCACCCAAGCGCAGTAAAGTCGACAAATATGGGAATGTGCAATGAGAACCGGAAGCAGTTGGAAACAAAGCCGGTGGGTCAGCAACGCGCTGCTGGCAAACCATTCAACACGTCTAAAAGCCTTGTCTCAGGTCAAGCAAGCCAAGCAAAGGTCACACTGAAAAGGACGCCACAGGAAGTTATTAACTTAGACAGTCCGACCAAGGTTTCCAAAACTGTCTACACTGTGAGAGAGCGCAATGAAATTGTATCCAAGCAACATGAACCTGTTCATAATCAAGCCAAAGCGACCAATGCTCTCTTGAACCGTGAGACCAGAATTCTGACGCGTGTCTTACAGCCAGTATTAACGGGATCATGTGCATCGCAACAAAGAACTGATGAAAGGCTCAGTATTCCAGATAAGTGCAAGAGTATTCCCCCGTCAAAGGCAGTTTTGTTCCGAGACACATCGACCAGCGTTGTTTGCCTCAATGATAACGCTGGCTCCAAAGTCAAGGAAACTCTGAAGGTCATGAACACTCCAGCGGGTGTCAACCAGCCAAGTCACAAGTCCACCTCCTCCAATGTTCGTTCAGATGCAGATATCCGAGTGTTGCGTGCAGAGGTCGGTCTTTGCCAGGAGAGCGCTACTCCTCGTTCGCCTTTTCCCGGTTCCGTCACAGTGCAGAAGACGGCCTGTGTGACCCCATCGGTCGAAGAACCTGTAGTGCCATGCCGCTCCAAGTCAGACAATGCAGCTTGGCCTCAAGGTGTCTGCCCGAGCAAGTGTGCATCTGAAAGAGATACGCCTAAGCCCGAGGGTTTCCCGATCATCTCCTCCGTGTTTTCCCTGAGCGAAGGAGACGACGAGGGCGCCATGAAGCCACTGGTCATGGCACTGCGGGGCATCGTGATGGACAAAAGCAACACCGCCGAGAAGTTGAGCCCAGATGTGAATTGTGAAGCTCGGTTAGAGACGAACCGGACGTGTGGCTCTGTCAAAGTCGAAGTTGCCCAACAACAGCCGTCCGTCCCGGTGCTGAATGACAGCAACGTTGATGTCAAGCTGGAGAAAACCAACTCGACACAGACGGACAATCCTGGCTGCAATCCCAACTTGAAATCCGAAAATGAAGAGCTTGTTCCTGACAACTCATCGAATGCGGACGCTTTTGCTACTGTAAATGGCCAGTATGACCTCTCCAAATTCTTGACCGTCTCGTTGACAAGAGTGGACGAACGTGGCGTGTGGATGAACAGCGGCAACGAATCGGAACCCTCGGCACTTCAAGAGGACGTTCCGATCGTCGCGCGCGACACCGGCCACTTGATGCCACTCAAGGCAGAACAGCCGGTGACGTTGCCGGGCCCGAACCAGCCCGTGGTCGTGCTCAATCACCCGAAGCCTCGGGTCCCAATACAAGAAACGGTCCACGCTGTGGCAAACACTGGAATCCCGGAAAAGGCCCCAAAGTGCCAGATATTAAAGATGAGGCTGGGCAAAGTGATGGGGCAGAAATATG